GCCAACAAACCATGAAGTTATATGTTAAATAACATGGTTAGAGGCTGGCTTTGATACCACATGTAAACCAAATAATTACAAACAAATTGTACTAAGCAGTAGAAATTTAAATGATTTATCTCTAGTCATTGTTGTTGAACAGAGATTAATCCTTACAACTCCCTTATCTTCTTGCCTCATTCTTGTCTATGTGGACAAAAAAACTATGTAGATGtgtagaagaagagaaaagtagaAGAAGAATTTAGAGTAAGGATCTTCTAATCCATACCTAACGAAAAAATGTACAATTGATGAAATACTACAGGCTTTTTATAGGTTAGGTTAGAATCAATCATGTAGGTCGTAATTGCCAAAGGAGGCAAGCCTTACAAAACATTCCAACCATTGACCTTGAGGAAGCTGCAGGCTTGAACAAGCTGAAATCATTGGGCAGATTATGAAAGCAAGCCAAGAATTTGGATTCTTTCAGGTTCATAGCACTGGTTATGTTTGAACTGAAAAACTAAACATAATCCTTGATGGTGATTGTCTAAGACCATCATTTGGGACGCATTATCAATCTTGCTACTCATAAGTAAATGCTGTTAGTTCAGGTCATTAATCATGGAGTTTCTGAAGGCTTAATGGAGGAGACAATGAATGTTATCCAGGAGTTCTTTAGGCTGCCAGGCTTTTACTCCAACGACAACGACATCAGCCAAATCTGCAGAATCTTCTCAAGCACTCTAAATTATCACAAACAAGATTTTCACTACTAGAGTGATAATGTCACACACAGCTGCCATCCTGTGGAGGATCATATTCAATCATTGCCTGAAAAGCCTACCAGATGTCGGTAAACCCTCTACGTATGACCCAACTTATTTAAATAAGAATGAAGCCAGGAATTCCGTTACAATGATTAGCACCACAATTCATACAACCTTTTTTCAGGGATGTCATAAGTACATATTGTGTTGAAGCACAAAAGTTTCTCTTGAGGATTTCGGATCTGATTTGTGAAGGATTGGGACTCATAGGCTACTTTGAAGATGAGCTAACCAAAGTTCAGCTGTTCTTAGACTGGGAATGCCAGAACACTATGATCTTGATCTCATAATTATGCTTCATCAAGGCACAATACCTGGACTTCAGTTCTTCAAGAAAGAAAACAGTGGGTTGGTGTTGAACCTTAGCCTAATGCATTAATCATCATTTGTGGTCTCCTATTGAATGTACGTATTATTCTGAAGCTCATTGAACTATAATTCTTGCCAATAATCATGTATACCCCCTGCTAGGTATCCATCTCTTTTGTAAATGGTACGGGTAATCAGTAATGATTTGTTCACAAGTCCTAAACATCGAGTGGTAACAAACACAAAAGCTTGAACAACCATCGCAACGTTCTCGGCTCCATCTAATGATGTCGCAATAGAACCTGCAACCAGGGGCGGATTTAAAGGAGGGGCACTGGGGCccttaaattcctataatacttctataattttgacataattttaaaagtgctcccagaattttttttagaaaaattgtgaaagaatgggtcacaaaatttatatcatTCACTTTCCTCCTCTGGTCCCCATTTTCCCCCAACAGGGTCAAATACCAATTATATCAATTATTACTTTTGGTTCACACTCCCCAAGTTCCCTTTACTCCTGTGGTCCCCCATTTCACTTCACAACCCCCGGCTCCTCTTCTTCCACACTCAACTAACTACTctttctttttatcacttcatccAATTATCAttaatcatttatttcatttgtcCCCACTCCCCAATTTCCCTTTCCTCCTCTGGCTCTTGGTTGTCCCCACTCCCCAACATACGAGAGCCACTTTTTCTTCCACAACCGAAGCTTGTAACTCTTTCTCTTGATCACTTTATCCAATTTAGAAATTGCACCAGAATCAATTAATATTCTGAGACCTAGGTCCGCCACTGATTTGCAACTCTTTTCACCAATTTTGGAAGACCATCAAAATTAGGTTCTAAAcaattacttattattattattattttaaatttgtttgcaaatataTTTCTAGAGCATGAGACTATTACTgttttaaagaaatttgaaaattgattagttaatgtaataactagtaaatgggttatttgataaatattttaacttgtgaaatggtgattttatggatttataatttattttttatattcctTGATTAGTTTCTTATATGGAGTTAATGTAATGATGAATAGAGGGCCATTTGACAtatattttaacttttaaattATTCTTGTATGGATCCTTTTGTCTAATTAACTTGATTAGGTTCATATGTTGTGATTAATGATTTGATATAGTAATGAATAAATAAGTCATTTAATAAATAACTTTAACTTGTAAAATAGTTCTTGGATAGATTTTATTGtacatttaatattttaattggaTTAGTATCTTATTTattgattttaatttctttagcTACGGAGAGATATTTCAAGAGGAAATCAATGGAAAAAGAGTCATCTAATAAAAAAGAAGCCAAGGATAATGAAAGTgcaaaaaatgacaataaaagAAGTTACTTGGGGAAGTTGAAAATGAGAAAGTTGTAAACtgttatcaaaatatgaaaactcgtCGTGAATAATTGTAAATAATTTAgattgtttttgaaataaaattattattacattaataattttgaatttgtctttttatgtttttcatgtaATATACatatcatttgtacttgttggtgaatttattttttttgtttaaaaattagacaaaaaatggataaaaaattttagtgttagtTTTGCCCCCACTAAGATTTTTTTCTGACTCCGCCCCTGCCTGCAACGGCATTGACTAACTAAAGAAATCCTCCTGTTTATACTTTATAGAGCTTTCACATACAaagagttccgtagctcctagCTACCTTGGGAAAGATATTAGCAATGCTCTAAATGCTTTGGGATGCTTAAGAATACAGTGGAATGATCATGGTGTTTGTATGTCATTTGTCTCTAAAGAAAATACAACAGGAGTAACTCTGATGTGAAATatgcatttttttcaattaaatgtTCTAAAGATCAACCTTGCTCGGTTAATTTTCTCAGTACCAATGTTGAATAAGTCATAAAGTTAACTTGGATcaacatttttttaaattcctACTCCTTCCCATGCCCTTTCAATCTCAATTGTTACGCACAAAATttaaatcttgaatctgatagTGAAGGGAATTCAAGAGCATTCCCCTAATCACTACTAGGCTGACGCCAATGATAACTTGGATCAATGCATTACTATAAGAATGGTAAATTTATATCACTATATAAGAACGGTAAATATATGATTTCCTAAAGGTGCAAGGAAATCTGTCTTTCAAAGATGTTATTGACAATGGTGAGTGGAATATAATCTTGTTGGGTCAACTGCTGCCAGTGGAGGTTGTTCAAGAATTTGTGGATATGGCCGTTCCTTCTAGGGATGTTCCAGATGCCATGACTTGGGTTGTATCTACATCGGGTAGGTTCTCTTTATTCTCTACTTTCCAGGAGATATGGGGTGCTAGGGATTCTTCATTCATGTCTAAACAATGTTGGCATACGCAGGTgccattgaaaatttcattttttatgttgCGATTGTTCAGGGGTAGGTTACCTTTGGATGATGTGCTGACTAAGTTTCAGTTTCATATGCCGTCCAAATGTTTTTGCTGCATGGACTCTCAAGCTGAAACGGTAAAACATTTGATTTTGGAAGGGGAGCTGGCGATGGCCGTTTTGAAGTTTTTTGGATCGTCTTGTGGAATTCGTTATGCTGGAGATCATTTGCTTGTGGTCTTGGCTAATTGGTTGTATAAACCAGCTAAGTCCAAAAGATTAAAGTTTATCTTTCGTCTTTTGCCTATTTTTGTCTGTTGGAATTTATGGAAGGCAAGGAATATAGCTTTCTACCAAGGAGTTTTTGTGGATTTTCATTCGGTGTGTCAAGCTATCTTTAGTGATTTGAGGTTTGTGTATTGGATTAAGTTCAGGGAATTTCACAATATTATGTATTGGCATCGTTTTTTGGAACTAGTTGAGCAACGATTGGCGAAGTTTTAATGTCAGGAATTTTTTTTGGCAATCCCTGCAGAAGGGGGTGTTGTAACTCAATATTGACGGATGCCCGAAAGGAAATCCAAGTATGTGTGGTGGAGGGGGATACTCTGGGATTCGATGGGGCACTTACATTTTGCCTTCTCCTCTTTCTTCGGTAAGGGTAccactccctccctttttttataactgatgtttaagaaatttgctctattgtacttttatctgtcgttttattatccccatacagtattaattattttttcataattttacccttttatctctcttttccaatacaggtgataggttgcaattttgtcagttattttattattaattcccCTTATTACCCGAtccgatgtggattaattgttagattctattcacttttagtattttgcatatatttcagggagtagaacgaaaatatcaTAATAAGTGCCGATTTGACAGTTATCAGgaaagagttcaagtagcaggcATCCAGGGTATTTTTGGAACAAGGGAACACAAGTCCTTTTTGATAATTTGTGGAAGATAgaataaaaggagaaaaggaaCGAAGGGTTGAGgctgtcttcttcttcctctccggAAGGAGGCCGCCGCACAGAGAGGAATTAGAGAGAATAGGAATGGCGGCTCATTTTTTTGGAGAGGTTTTCGTCTTGTAGCCTAGCCACAGTTGTTGACTTTTCTTCTTAGTTTTTGTTAGTTAGCTTTTTCTTACACATGGAAGATTGCTGAGGAGCTTAGCTTTTGTCTTTGATTCTGCCTATTCAATTTCTCTTCTCCGAATGTCGGACAAAAGCAAACACACTCAGTGGACTCTTGtagctttctttctttattgaaTAGACGAATTGAATTCGCCCAGCTTCCCAATTGATGGCCGCAGCTTTTGCTACAATTTCTGGTGGGTTTAGTTCATCAATTATGAActaattttccaattttagtcaaggagcaacgaaggctctggttcgcctaaaaattgtgagatcgatttaatttaatcttttctttttatttattggtattcgcatattttttgattgctatgcttatggttatttaattaattggttgttttggatccggataattaattgattgggtaatctattgtcaattgaggtattaaatccgtaattgtttaattacctcaaaatagtgacaactggcacgattagattcgtgtcagagggatacgcgggctaatctaaaataaccctggtagtgcgttatttggttagaatagggctcctctaatatgtaaggcaattggggaattaaattctatgggcgtacctaggattatttctcaattagagcagtgattaacgggcgtaccttgatcaccgacacagtaaggaggggttgactgtcattgcttgtttggtagttataacctatttattgatgaataattggaattgcctttgcttcaatgatcaattaggtgcaccattgttgaagttattccttggctagatcctttgattttagtaaattgttattttaatttctagttggctattttatttttattattttacttttagttggaTTGCTTAAATTGTTACCCCTGAGATAAGAACACCCCCCTTGTCActatgaatttaaaaagaaacaattactcccagtccctgtggattcgaccctgcttaccactatctacagaaattaactttagtttgagcaggttttattattgcacaggcttcaACAACCTGTCAACAgggttcttaattactactcctagtAATTATTGCTTCTCTCTTTGTAATAACCCTAGTAATTATCTGCCCCTCCGTATTCTTTCttggacaattaatgagggtacaaaaggaaagtagtatacagatttaagcaatgaaaaacttttcttaattggtgtgcaaaaccttaaacgtcagatataaaaaaagggagggagtagtATATAGGCAGAAGCTAAGGCTTTATTATTAGGGATGAAATTGTGTGTTCAAAGGGGATTTATGCAGGTTATTGTTGACTCAGATTCAATGGTATTAGTACGGATACTGAACGATTATTATCAGTGCCCGTGGTCTATTCGCAGTGAGGTGGAGCAGGATTTTGAGTTGCCTAGAGGTGGTTTCCAACTCCACTCCAGCATTGTTATAGGGAGGCTAATAAGGTGGCAGATTTGTTGTTGAACAAAGGTTATTCTATTTTAGAAACCGGGGTTTGTTTGTATGAATGAATAGCTGACTTGCCGATGATGGCGAGGAGAGAGTATAGATTGGACAAGTTAGCTTTTCCGTCTTTTCTTAGATGTAGGATTGCTTGTCAATGTTCTTAATTGGTCATTTTATCATATACTAGGTGAGGTTTTATCATGTACTATATGAGCTAAGGTTGATGTCCCCCTCTTATTTGGTTTGTGTCTAATAAAATTTTTGGGCTGCCAttcaaaccccccccccccccccccccccccacatgATAAGCACACCAAAAAGAGGGACTAAACTACTATGAAATTCCAACATTATCAGAGTGAATTGTATATAACTTAACTAGCATTATTAGCTATAGTTACATCGTGCAAACAAGATAACGCCAAACCCACCCCTTCTTCGGTATCCTTAGGGCATAGTACACAATAACCCATCACTATAGTCTATAATTTACTTGCAAGAGCTTCActagaaatgaaacaaaacaaGTAAAGCTGAAACATCATAAACAAAGACATTAGCAAGAGTATGGTGTGGCAATGGCATGCAGAGGAAATTTTCTGTGGACTGTGATACCAAATGATTCGGTCATGTCCAACTCGTTTGGATTGATTCCATCAGGTAATGTAAAGTTAAAATTGTTGACcagttttgccaatgcaagttCAGTTACTGACATGGCGAAGTTGATACCAGGGCAAACTCTTCGTCCGGAACCAAACGGAATTAACTCAAAGTTCAAACCATGAAAATCTACACTCGAACCCAAAAACCTCTCAGGTCGAAATTCCTCAGGGTTCTCCCACAACAATGGATCTCTTGCAATTGCCCAAGCATTCACAAGTACCTGTGTGCTCTTTGGAACATCATACCCCATTATTTTGACGTCTTGATTCGATTCTTTAGGACCCAGTAATGGAACTGGAGTATGAAGTCTCATAGTTTCTTTAATCACTGCTTTTAAGTACTGCATTTTCTCCATATCAGCTCGAGTTATTTCTGGTTTTCCTTGAGTAACATCTCTTACCTCAGCCTGCAATTTATGCAAGACTTTGGGGTTCTTTAGAAGTTCTGACATTCCCCAATCCATAACTGAATGTGTTGTATCAGATCCAGCACCAAAGACATCCTAAATAATGGAATCAAAGAAAGTGTTGCATTAGAACATGTTTGGATTATACAATGGCAATAACCTTTATTTCTATTGTGTACCAATCCAACTTCATtcaaaaccatgtaataatcaaactttatcaatgaaatgattttaaaatcAATAAATATAAGCTAGCTTGGGCTGGCTCACAGTCCAATAAAGAGCCTAAGGTTTGTGAGCTTTTATAGTTCTAACGTATATATGAATATTTAAATGGGTTGAGTTTAGGTTTGTCAAATCTCGATTGACAAAACCCAATTATTACTCCATTCACTCATCAATCCAAGCTTCATAAGGCTTAACTCAACAAACCTGAATATTTATATGTTTGAGTGGTTAAAACaggtaaaaaatttagaatttgaTGCAAGTTCGGTTGTGATTTATAT
This region of Coffea arabica cultivar ET-39 chromosome 3c, Coffea Arabica ET-39 HiFi, whole genome shotgun sequence genomic DNA includes:
- the LOC113735649 gene encoding uncharacterized protein is translated as MAVPSRDVPDAMTWVVSTSGRFSLFSTFQEIWGARDSSFMSKQCWHTQVPLKISFFMLRLFRGRLPLDDVLTKFQFHMPSKCFCCMDSQAETVKHLILEGELAMAVLKFFGSSCGIRYAGDHLLVVLANWLYKPAKSKRLKFIFRLLPIFVCWNLWKARNIAFYQGVFVDFHSVIVDSDSMVLVRILNDYYQCPWSIRSEVEQDFELPRGGFQLHSSIVIGRLIRWQICC